Proteins encoded in a region of the Flavobacterium sp. MDT1-60 genome:
- a CDS encoding adenylate kinase — MINIVLFGKPGAGKGTQAEFLKEKYKLTHLSTGDIFRFNLKNDTDLGKRARVFMDNGELVPCEVTTAMLIDEVNKHLDSNGFLFDGYPRTLDQAEALDKFLPTIGSSVTATIALEADDEILVARLLERGKTSGRVDDQDEEKIRVRYQEYNEKTAPLIGYYKQQNKFHAVNGIGTIEEITERLTSVIDNL, encoded by the coding sequence ATGATTAACATCGTTTTATTTGGAAAGCCAGGAGCAGGAAAAGGAACTCAGGCAGAATTTTTAAAAGAGAAATACAAATTAACACATCTTTCTACAGGAGATATTTTTCGTTTTAATTTAAAAAATGATACAGATTTAGGTAAAAGAGCAAGAGTTTTTATGGACAATGGGGAATTGGTTCCTTGCGAAGTTACAACTGCAATGTTAATTGATGAAGTGAACAAACATTTAGATTCAAACGGGTTTTTGTTCGACGGTTACCCAAGAACTTTAGATCAGGCTGAAGCTTTAGATAAATTTTTACCAACAATCGGATCAAGTGTTACAGCAACTATTGCATTAGAAGCTGACGATGAAATTTTGGTAGCTCGTTTGTTAGAAAGAGGAAAAACAAGCGGAAGAGTTGATGATCAGGACGAAGAAAAAATTCGTGTAAGATATCAGGAATACAACGAAAAAACAGCTCCATTAATTGGATATTATAAACAACAAAATAAGTTTCATGCCGTAAATGGTATCGGAACTATCGAAGAAATTACAGAGCGATTAACGTCAGTTATAGATAATTTGTAA
- the obgE gene encoding GTPase ObgE, whose product MTEGNFVDYVKIYVSSGKGGKGSTHLHREKFIEKGGPDGGDGGRGGHVYLVGNKGLWTLFHLKFARHIKAGHGGDGGGDRSTGADGDDKFIEVPLGTVVKDKETGETLFEITEDGEKQILSKGGKGGLGNWHFRSSTNQTPRYAQPGLPGVEMDVILELKVLADVGLVGFPNAGKSTLLSVLTSAKPKIADYPFTTLKPNLGIVAYRDYQSFVIADIPGIIEGAAEGKGLGHYFLRHIERNSTLLFLVPVDTPDIKGEYDILVNELTKYNPEMLDKERLLVISKCDMLDDELKAELKVELDVAFKDIPYMFISSVAQQGLTELKDKLWKMLND is encoded by the coding sequence ATGACAGAAGGAAATTTTGTAGATTACGTTAAGATATATGTTTCATCCGGAAAAGGAGGGAAAGGATCTACGCATTTACATAGAGAGAAATTTATTGAAAAAGGAGGCCCGGACGGTGGTGATGGTGGTCGTGGTGGACACGTATATTTAGTGGGGAATAAAGGTTTGTGGACATTATTTCACTTAAAATTTGCGCGCCATATTAAAGCCGGACATGGTGGAGATGGAGGAGGAGACCGTAGTACCGGTGCTGATGGAGATGATAAATTTATTGAAGTACCTTTAGGAACTGTCGTAAAAGATAAAGAAACCGGAGAAACCTTATTCGAAATTACTGAAGATGGTGAAAAACAAATTCTTTCAAAAGGAGGAAAAGGGGGTTTAGGAAACTGGCACTTTAGAAGTTCAACCAATCAAACGCCACGTTACGCGCAACCAGGTTTACCAGGTGTAGAAATGGATGTGATTCTGGAACTTAAAGTTTTGGCTGATGTTGGTTTGGTAGGTTTTCCAAATGCAGGAAAATCAACTTTGTTGTCTGTATTGACTTCTGCAAAACCAAAAATTGCCGATTATCCTTTTACAACTTTAAAACCAAACTTAGGAATTGTCGCTTACAGAGATTATCAATCGTTTGTAATTGCAGATATTCCCGGAATTATTGAAGGTGCCGCTGAAGGAAAAGGGTTAGGACATTATTTCTTGCGTCATATTGAGCGTAATTCAACTTTACTATTTTTAGTTCCTGTTGATACTCCTGATATTAAAGGAGAATATGATATTTTGGTTAATGAGTTAACAAAATACAATCCTGAAATGTTGGATAAAGAACGTCTTTTAGTGATCTCAAAATGCGATATGCTGGATGATGAGCTTAAAGCCGAATTGAAAGTTGAACTTGATGTTGCTTTTAAAGATATTCCTTATATGTTTATTTCATCTGTTGCACAACAAGGTTTAACAGAATTGAAAGACAAACTTTGGAAAATGCTTAACGACTAA
- a CDS encoding hemolysin family protein — MEILIIFFLILLNGVFSMSEIALISARKNRLETAAKKGNKSAKIALDLANSPNKFLSTVQIGITLIGILTGIYSGDKITMDVETFVAGFAILKPYAHSVAVGIVVVVLTFFSLVLGELLPKRIGLNYPETIAKAVALPMKIVSIITAPFIWLLTSSTDFLLNVLQIKPSADGKVTEEEIKAIIKEGTEGGEVQEIEQDIVERVFHIGDRKVNSLMTHRKSVDMLPLNADKDKIKTLVLEDLHTVYPIYNDNYDDIVGIVTLKNIFANIESDHFDLSAIMTDPPYLMEQTTAYKALENFKRTGVHYALVSDEYGVFQGIITLNDILEALVGDASDFYKDEFQLIEREDGSWLVDGHYSLHDFLTYFELDELTNDYEVNTVSGMIMTELSHIPKEGEKLYWQKFVLEVIDMDGVKIDKVLVKALKE; from the coding sequence ATGGAAATACTAATAATATTTTTTCTAATACTATTAAACGGAGTTTTCTCGATGTCAGAAATTGCATTGATTTCGGCTAGAAAAAACAGATTGGAAACTGCTGCTAAAAAAGGAAATAAAAGTGCAAAAATTGCATTGGATTTAGCTAATTCTCCAAACAAGTTTTTATCTACAGTACAAATCGGAATTACCTTAATCGGAATTTTGACCGGTATTTATAGTGGAGATAAAATCACAATGGATGTTGAGACTTTTGTTGCCGGATTTGCGATTTTAAAACCGTATGCACATTCAGTTGCAGTTGGAATTGTGGTAGTAGTTTTAACGTTTTTTTCTTTGGTCTTAGGGGAATTATTGCCAAAACGAATTGGCTTAAATTACCCTGAAACGATAGCAAAAGCAGTAGCGCTGCCGATGAAAATAGTTTCGATAATTACGGCACCTTTCATTTGGTTGTTAACCTCATCAACTGATTTTTTACTGAATGTTCTACAGATAAAACCTTCAGCTGACGGAAAAGTGACCGAAGAAGAAATAAAAGCCATTATAAAAGAAGGAACCGAAGGCGGAGAAGTTCAGGAAATTGAACAGGATATTGTGGAACGTGTTTTTCATATTGGCGACCGAAAAGTAAATTCATTAATGACGCACCGTAAATCGGTAGACATGTTGCCATTAAATGCTGATAAAGACAAAATCAAAACATTGGTTTTAGAAGATTTGCATACTGTTTATCCAATTTATAATGATAATTACGATGATATTGTCGGAATCGTAACACTTAAAAATATATTCGCGAATATCGAAAGCGATCATTTTGATCTGTCGGCAATTATGACCGATCCTCCTTATTTGATGGAACAGACAACGGCTTACAAAGCGTTGGAAAATTTTAAAAGAACAGGAGTGCATTATGCTTTGGTTTCTGACGAATACGGAGTTTTTCAGGGAATTATTACATTGAATGATATTCTGGAAGCTTTAGTTGGAGATGCATCTGATTTTTATAAAGATGAATTCCAGTTAATCGAAAGAGAAGATGGTTCATGGCTGGTCGACGGGCATTACTCATTACACGATTTCCTAACCTATTTTGAGTTAGACGAATTAACCAATGATTATGAAGTTAACACCGTAAGCGGGATGATTATGACCGAGCTTTCACACATTCCAAAAGAAGGTGAAAAATTATATTGGCAAAAATTTGTGCTTGAAGTGATCGACATGGACGGCGTAAAGATTGACAAAGTGTTGGTAAAAGCACTTAAAGAGTAA